The following proteins come from a genomic window of Frankia casuarinae:
- a CDS encoding amidohydrolase family protein has translation MNVPALRIRGGVLVSPTEVRDEVWVVDGRITFSAPTGPAARDVRTVSGWVLPGLVDAHCHVGLAAHGAVDRPTAEQQIITDRAAGALLLRDAGSPADTRWIDARDDLPRLVRAGRHIARPRRYLRNYAAEVEPADLVAEVLAQAGRGDGWVKLVGDWIDRGLGDLAPCWPADVAKAAIDAAHAAGARVTAHCFAEDSLADLVEAGIDCIEHATGLTERTIPLFAERGVAIVPTLVNIATFEDIAAGAEAKFPAYARHMRALYARRHDTVRAAYDAGIPIFVGTDAGGSLPHGLVAAEVAELRLAGLPAAAALDAATWGARSWLGYPGLSEGAWADLVVYPSDPRADVAVLGAPDLIVLRGRPVSA, from the coding sequence ATGAACGTGCCGGCGCTGCGGATCCGTGGCGGCGTGCTGGTCAGTCCGACGGAGGTCCGTGACGAGGTCTGGGTCGTCGATGGCCGGATCACCTTCTCCGCCCCCACCGGCCCGGCGGCCCGGGACGTACGGACGGTCTCCGGATGGGTGTTGCCCGGCCTCGTCGACGCTCACTGCCATGTCGGCCTCGCCGCGCACGGCGCCGTCGACAGGCCCACCGCCGAGCAGCAGATCATCACCGACCGGGCGGCGGGCGCGCTGCTGCTGCGCGACGCCGGTTCCCCGGCCGACACCCGGTGGATCGATGCCCGTGACGACCTGCCCCGGCTGGTGCGGGCCGGCCGGCACATCGCCCGGCCCCGGCGATACCTCCGCAACTACGCGGCGGAGGTCGAGCCGGCCGACCTCGTCGCCGAGGTCCTCGCGCAGGCCGGCCGGGGCGACGGGTGGGTGAAGCTCGTCGGCGACTGGATCGACCGCGGGCTGGGCGACCTGGCGCCGTGCTGGCCCGCGGACGTGGCGAAGGCCGCGATCGACGCGGCGCACGCCGCCGGAGCCCGGGTCACCGCCCACTGCTTCGCCGAGGACTCCCTCGCGGATCTGGTCGAGGCAGGGATCGACTGCATCGAGCACGCCACCGGTCTCACCGAGCGCACGATCCCGCTGTTCGCCGAGCGGGGGGTCGCCATCGTGCCAACCCTGGTGAACATCGCGACCTTCGAGGACATCGCCGCGGGCGCCGAGGCGAAGTTCCCCGCCTACGCCCGGCACATGCGTGCCCTGTACGCCCGGCGCCATGACACGGTGCGGGCGGCCTACGACGCCGGCATCCCGATCTTCGTCGGTACCGACGCCGGGGGAAGCCTCCCGCACGGGCTGGTCGCCGCCGAGGTGGCCGAGCTTCGCCTGGCCGGGCTGCCGGCGGCGGCCGCGCTCGACGCGGCGACCTGGGGGGCCCGCTCCTGGCTCGGTTATCCGGGCCTGTCCGAGGGCGCCTGGGCCGATCTGGTGGTGTATCCGAGCGACCCGCGGGCCGACGTCGCGGTGCTCGGCGCCCCGGACCTCATCGTTCTGCGCGGACGGCCGGTCTCTGCCTGA
- a CDS encoding glycosyl hydrolase codes for MRTENKRDGTASQPRRYSNGRHARTRARRHRIGGLLLTLTVALMTGALTGPARAQAPTIIEDSAIGTGLNQVSYTGTWTRCTGCIAGPLDDGFRYSSTYGSVASFQFIGTRVTIFGVKGPWSGQAAISIDGSTPQLVDTFATVAVASSIFTSNTLTAGTHTVQITNLHQRNAASRGYDVAFDRAEAINEVAPPPPTPPVPTALTIEDTTIGTGTNQVSYSTGWTKCTGCITSPNNSFYYSATAGAVATIRFSGTQINIYGAKGPIGGFSTIRLDGGQPVNVDTYAPTSSITLFYSSDKLAAGTHTLTLTNTGQRNTSSQGNNVGFDRAEVTTGANPPPAPPSYAGPRSGKGWLTGTYPDPVMNQQNLEAFCTWRGAPCDFTLLYTTRNSWANVSQPVDLLRTFANWPGRLIISIPPFPEHIGASNATCATGAYDEYWKTFGRVLNAYGRQNSYLRIAWEGNGDWYEWSATNPKDYVNCWRHVADAINSTAEPDPTLCWCLNAHYSQNPPSHNPMDMYPGDAWVDGVGLDAYDHWPPSRTKAEFDAQANAPGGLNYWFNFARAHNKLFGVGEWGVVSTSGNNGGGDNANYIQWMYDWFVAHAGKGLAYEYYFNNCDPNNVGSNLYRPLSATCLYLNRQAGARYKQLYSGQ; via the coding sequence ATGCGCACAGAGAACAAACGGGACGGGACAGCGTCCCAGCCCAGGAGATATTCGAACGGCCGTCACGCGCGGACTCGAGCACGTCGCCACCGGATCGGCGGGCTGCTACTCACCCTCACCGTGGCCCTGATGACCGGGGCATTGACCGGACCTGCCCGCGCGCAGGCCCCGACGATCATCGAGGACAGCGCCATCGGCACCGGGCTCAACCAGGTCTCCTACACGGGGACGTGGACCCGGTGCACCGGGTGCATAGCCGGGCCCCTCGACGACGGCTTCCGGTACTCGTCGACCTACGGCAGCGTCGCCTCGTTCCAGTTCATCGGCACGCGGGTGACCATCTTCGGGGTCAAGGGGCCGTGGAGCGGCCAGGCCGCGATCAGCATCGACGGCAGCACCCCGCAGCTCGTCGACACCTTCGCTACGGTCGCGGTCGCGAGCTCGATCTTCACCTCGAACACGCTCACCGCGGGCACCCACACAGTGCAGATCACCAACCTGCACCAGCGCAATGCCGCGTCCCGGGGCTACGACGTCGCCTTCGACCGCGCCGAGGCGATCAACGAGGTGGCGCCGCCCCCGCCGACACCGCCGGTGCCCACGGCGCTCACCATCGAGGACACGACGATCGGCACCGGCACCAACCAGGTCTCTTACTCGACCGGGTGGACGAAGTGCACCGGCTGCATTACCTCCCCGAACAACAGCTTCTACTACTCGGCGACCGCCGGCGCGGTCGCCACGATCCGTTTCAGCGGAACGCAGATCAACATCTACGGCGCCAAGGGCCCGATCGGGGGATTCAGCACGATCCGCCTGGACGGCGGCCAGCCGGTCAACGTCGACACCTACGCGCCGACCTCGAGCATCACCCTGTTCTACAGCTCGGACAAGCTCGCCGCCGGCACGCACACCCTGACCCTGACGAATACCGGGCAGCGCAACACCTCCTCGCAGGGCAACAACGTCGGTTTCGACCGGGCGGAGGTCACCACCGGAGCGAACCCGCCGCCGGCCCCGCCGTCCTACGCCGGGCCCCGCTCGGGCAAAGGGTGGCTGACCGGAACCTATCCCGATCCGGTGATGAACCAGCAGAACCTGGAGGCGTTCTGCACCTGGCGCGGGGCGCCCTGTGACTTCACCCTGCTTTACACCACCCGGAACAGCTGGGCGAACGTCAGCCAGCCGGTGGATCTGCTGCGCACCTTCGCCAACTGGCCCGGCCGGTTGATCATCTCCATCCCCCCCTTCCCGGAGCACATCGGTGCCAGCAACGCGACCTGCGCCACCGGGGCCTACGACGAGTACTGGAAGACCTTCGGCCGCGTACTGAACGCCTACGGCCGGCAGAACTCCTACCTGCGAATCGCCTGGGAGGGCAACGGCGACTGGTACGAATGGTCCGCCACCAACCCCAAGGACTACGTCAACTGCTGGCGCCACGTCGCGGACGCCATCAACTCGACCGCGGAGCCGGACCCCACCCTGTGCTGGTGCCTCAACGCTCACTACTCGCAGAACCCGCCGAGCCACAACCCGATGGACATGTATCCGGGCGACGCCTGGGTGGACGGGGTCGGCCTCGACGCGTACGACCACTGGCCGCCGTCCCGGACAAAGGCCGAGTTCGACGCCCAGGCCAACGCCCCCGGTGGGCTGAACTACTGGTTCAACTTCGCCCGCGCGCACAACAAGCTCTTCGGCGTCGGCGAATGGGGGGTGGTGAGTACCAGCGGCAACAACGGTGGCGGTGACAACGCCAATTACATCCAGTGGATGTACGACTGGTTCGTGGCCCATGCCGGCAAGGGGCTGGCCTACGAGTATTACTTCAACAACTGCGACCCGAACAACGTCGGTTCGAACCTGTACCGACCGCTCAGCGCCACGTGTCTCTACCTGAACCGGCAGGCGGGCGCCCGCTATAAACAGCTCTACTCCGGGCAGTAG
- the mshB gene encoding N-acetyl-1-D-myo-inositol-2-amino-2-deoxy-alpha-D-glucopyranoside deacetylase, which produces MPVTQGSGALPARRIVFVHAHPDDETIATGATMACYAADPDTQVVLVTCTLGEMGEVLVPELTNLRADRADQLGGYRIGELEQACTELGVTDYRFLGGAGRWRDSGMLDSPANDDPRCFWRANMDDASEALVRIVREVRPQVIVTYDAIGDYGHPDHIRAHDVTVRAFADAADPDFAPDAGPTWQVSKLYETALSHSAVESAVDRIWRSDLAKTVPEGITMPSDMLLSVPDTKVTTTIEAPGFFAAKIAAMRAHRSQMTVDGFFFALVDGNGRSAKATENFVLARGAVGPGSGSGVETDLFDGVATR; this is translated from the coding sequence ATGCCGGTTACTCAAGGTTCCGGTGCGCTGCCGGCCCGTCGGATCGTGTTCGTCCATGCTCATCCCGACGACGAGACGATCGCGACCGGGGCGACGATGGCCTGCTACGCCGCCGATCCCGACACCCAGGTGGTCCTTGTCACGTGCACGCTGGGCGAGATGGGCGAGGTGCTGGTCCCCGAGCTGACCAACCTGCGGGCGGACCGCGCGGACCAGCTCGGCGGATACCGGATCGGGGAGCTGGAACAGGCGTGTACCGAGCTCGGCGTCACCGACTACCGCTTCCTCGGGGGCGCCGGTCGTTGGCGGGACAGCGGCATGTTGGACAGCCCCGCGAACGACGACCCGCGCTGCTTCTGGCGGGCGAACATGGACGACGCGTCCGAGGCGCTCGTGCGGATCGTGCGGGAGGTCCGGCCGCAGGTGATCGTGACCTACGACGCGATCGGGGACTACGGTCATCCCGATCACATCAGGGCGCACGACGTCACCGTCCGGGCCTTCGCCGACGCGGCCGATCCGGACTTCGCTCCCGACGCGGGTCCGACCTGGCAGGTCTCGAAGTTGTACGAGACGGCGCTGTCCCACTCCGCGGTCGAGTCCGCGGTGGACCGCATCTGGCGGTCCGACCTGGCGAAGACGGTCCCCGAGGGGATCACGATGCCCTCGGACATGCTGCTGTCGGTTCCCGATACCAAGGTCACCACGACGATCGAGGCGCCGGGCTTCTTCGCCGCGAAGATCGCGGCAATGCGGGCCCACCGCAGCCAGATGACCGTGGACGGATTCTTCTTCGCTCTGGTCGACGGGAACGGCCGGTCGGCGAAGGCCACCGAGAACTTCGTGCTGGCCCGGGGGGCGGTGGGCCCGGGCTCGGGTTCCGGCGTGGAAACCGACCTGTTCGACGGAGTGGCGACGCGCTGA
- a CDS encoding CAP domain-containing protein: protein MPGANGPLPAGPVSVRLAGPFDVCALVTGANGKVAADSDFVFYNQPRAPGVALSGGAVTVDPGRLRLGAERVVIAASPEDGTTPFGRLPALAVTIHNDHDDLIARFAPPPLSRETVVTLVEIYRRGPAWKIRAVGQGYADGLAGLARDFGVDIDDGDQGDQGHQGHQGHQGHQGHQGHQGHQGQGQRRDPPGYPDSTGRGTREGDLTLVLARVVTLTNAERAREGLAPLTVDDRLAAAAEAHSVDMATRGFFAHTSPEGRTVSDRVSALGYRYAQVAENIAAGQSSADEVVTGWMNSPGHRANILIPRLRQIGVGQATGGEYGRYWTQVFGTLL, encoded by the coding sequence GTGCCTGGCGCGAACGGGCCGTTGCCTGCCGGCCCCGTCTCGGTCCGGCTCGCCGGTCCCTTCGACGTCTGTGCGCTCGTCACCGGCGCGAACGGCAAGGTCGCCGCGGACAGCGACTTCGTGTTCTACAACCAGCCCAGGGCGCCGGGCGTGGCACTCTCGGGCGGCGCGGTGACCGTCGATCCGGGCCGGCTGCGCCTGGGCGCCGAACGTGTCGTGATCGCCGCCAGCCCCGAGGACGGTACGACGCCCTTCGGACGGCTGCCAGCTCTCGCCGTCACCATCCATAATGATCATGATGACCTCATCGCCCGCTTCGCACCACCGCCGTTGTCCCGCGAGACCGTGGTCACGCTGGTGGAGATCTACCGGCGCGGCCCCGCGTGGAAGATCCGGGCGGTGGGGCAGGGCTACGCGGACGGCCTCGCCGGTCTCGCCCGGGACTTCGGAGTCGACATCGACGACGGCGACCAGGGCGACCAGGGCCACCAGGGCCACCAGGGCCACCAGGGCCACCAGGGCCACCAGGGCCACCAGGGCCACCAGGGCCAGGGTCAACGCCGTGACCCTCCCGGGTACCCCGATTCCACGGGTCGGGGTACCCGGGAGGGTGATCTGACCCTCGTGCTCGCGCGGGTCGTCACGCTCACCAATGCCGAGCGCGCCCGGGAGGGTCTCGCGCCGCTGACCGTCGACGACCGCTTGGCCGCCGCCGCGGAGGCGCACAGCGTGGACATGGCGACCCGTGGCTTCTTCGCGCACACCAGCCCGGAGGGACGCACGGTGTCCGACCGGGTGAGCGCTCTGGGCTACCGCTACGCCCAGGTCGCCGAGAACATCGCCGCCGGCCAGAGCAGCGCGGACGAGGTGGTGACGGGATGGATGAACAGCCCCGGCCACCGGGCGAACATCCTCATCCCGCGGCTGCGCCAGATCGGCGTCGGGCAGGCCACCGGCGGCGAGTATGGTCGCTACTGGACGCAGGTCTTCGGCACCCTGCTCTGA
- a CDS encoding fumarate reductase/succinate dehydrogenase flavoprotein subunit: MSFYNLGADIADTAAPDVPIEQRWDKRRFTAKLVNPANRRRHTVIVVGTGLAGGAAGATLAEQGYRVIQFCYQDSPRRAHSIAAQGGINAAKNYRNDGDSVHRLFYDTVKGGDFRSRESNVYRLAQTSTQIIDQCVAQGVPFAREYGGLLDTRSFGGVQVSRTFYARGQTGQQLLIGAYQALSRQIDAGGVEIHPRTEMLDLIVIDGHARGIVARDLVTGQVSTYLADAVVLATGGYGNVFYLSTNAKNSNASAIWRAHRRGAYFANPCYTQIHPTCIPRSGDYQGKLTLMSESLRNDGRIWVPKKAGDTRSPDTIPENERDYYLERIYPGFGNLVPRDIASRAAKYQCDAGRGVGPGGLGVYLDFADAIKRMGEDKVREKYGNLFEMYERITAEDPYKVPMRIYPAVHYTMGGLWVGYDLQSSIPGLFVIGEANFSDHGANRLGASALMQGLADGYFVLPPMLGDYIASTKLGAVDASHPAVAETAAEATGRLTRLLAVNGDRTVDSFHRELGEIMWDECGMARSEDGLRKALGRLPELREEFWRQVKVPGDAGSVNQSLERANRVSDFLELGELMCVDALHREESCGGHFRVESQTPDGEALRDDDRFAYVGAWEFAGTETPPVLHREVLEFEHVHLAQRNYA; the protein is encoded by the coding sequence ATGTCGTTTTACAACCTCGGTGCCGACATCGCCGACACCGCGGCGCCGGACGTGCCGATCGAGCAACGCTGGGACAAGCGACGCTTCACCGCCAAGCTGGTCAACCCGGCCAACCGGCGCCGCCACACCGTGATCGTCGTCGGCACGGGGCTCGCCGGTGGCGCCGCCGGCGCCACCCTCGCCGAGCAGGGCTACCGGGTCATCCAGTTCTGCTACCAGGACTCGCCGCGCCGGGCGCACTCCATCGCCGCGCAGGGCGGCATCAACGCGGCGAAGAACTACCGCAACGACGGCGACTCGGTCCACCGGCTGTTCTACGACACGGTGAAGGGTGGCGACTTCCGCTCCCGGGAGTCCAACGTCTACCGTCTCGCGCAGACGTCCACCCAGATCATCGACCAGTGCGTGGCGCAGGGTGTGCCCTTCGCCCGGGAGTACGGCGGCCTGCTCGACACCCGCTCGTTCGGCGGCGTGCAGGTCTCGCGGACCTTCTACGCCCGGGGCCAGACGGGTCAGCAGCTGCTGATCGGCGCCTACCAGGCGCTGTCCCGGCAGATCGATGCCGGCGGCGTGGAGATACACCCGCGCACCGAGATGCTCGACCTGATCGTCATCGACGGGCACGCCCGCGGCATCGTCGCCCGCGACCTGGTCACTGGCCAGGTCTCCACCTACCTCGCCGACGCCGTCGTGCTCGCCACCGGCGGGTACGGCAACGTGTTCTACCTGTCGACGAACGCCAAGAACTCCAATGCCAGCGCGATCTGGCGGGCGCACCGGCGCGGGGCGTACTTCGCCAACCCGTGCTACACCCAGATCCACCCGACCTGCATCCCCCGCTCCGGCGACTACCAGGGCAAGCTCACGCTGATGAGCGAGTCGCTGCGCAACGACGGCCGCATCTGGGTGCCGAAGAAGGCGGGCGACACCCGCTCGCCCGACACCATCCCGGAGAACGAGCGCGACTACTACCTCGAGCGGATCTACCCGGGATTCGGCAACCTGGTCCCCCGTGACATCGCGTCGCGGGCGGCGAAGTACCAGTGCGACGCCGGTCGCGGCGTGGGTCCGGGCGGGCTCGGCGTCTACCTCGACTTCGCCGACGCCATCAAGCGGATGGGCGAGGACAAGGTCCGCGAGAAGTACGGCAACCTGTTCGAGATGTACGAGCGGATCACCGCCGAGGACCCCTACAAGGTGCCGATGCGGATCTACCCGGCCGTCCACTACACCATGGGTGGGCTGTGGGTGGGCTACGATCTACAGAGCAGTATTCCGGGGCTCTTCGTGATCGGGGAGGCGAACTTCTCCGACCACGGCGCCAACCGTCTCGGCGCGAGCGCGCTGATGCAGGGTCTCGCCGACGGCTACTTCGTGCTGCCGCCCATGCTGGGTGACTACATCGCCTCGACGAAGCTGGGCGCGGTCGACGCGAGCCATCCCGCGGTCGCGGAGACGGCGGCCGAGGCGACGGGCCGGCTGACCCGCCTGCTCGCCGTGAACGGTGACCGCACCGTCGACTCGTTCCACCGTGAGCTCGGCGAGATCATGTGGGACGAGTGCGGGATGGCGCGCAGCGAGGACGGCCTGCGCAAGGCGCTGGGGCGCCTTCCGGAGCTGCGCGAGGAGTTCTGGCGCCAGGTCAAGGTGCCGGGCGACGCGGGTAGTGTCAACCAGAGCCTGGAGCGGGCGAACCGGGTGTCGGACTTCCTCGAACTCGGCGAGCTGATGTGTGTCGACGCCCTGCACCGCGAGGAGTCCTGCGGAGGGCACTTCCGGGTCGAGAGCCAGACCCCGGACGGCGAGGCCCTTCGCGACGACGACCGGTTCGCCTACGTCGGAGCCTGGGAGTTCGCCGGCACGGAAACCCCGCCGGTGCTGCACCGCGAGGTTCTGGAGTTCGAGCACGTCCACCTCGCCCAGCGTAACTACGCGTGA
- a CDS encoding succinate dehydrogenase cytochrome b subunit, with amino-acid sequence MAVTTPARSASPAPTPRPPRSSSVLRNLWRSTIGKKTVMAVTGLLMLLFLIAHMLGNLKIFFGRDDFDHYAGWLRTIGEPVLHDTWYLWIQRVVLVLAVGLHTVSAYQLSRRDLRARPTKYVHRQRARASYATHVMRYGGITLALFIVYHILDFTTLTLNRHGVEGAAYDNVVSSFSVWWVTLIYIAAMISLGLHIQHGFWSAAQTLGVNNPKRDRVFKATANVLAVLLTVGFVIVPVSVLAGLVD; translated from the coding sequence GTGGCTGTGACAACCCCGGCGCGGTCGGCGTCCCCTGCGCCCACCCCGCGGCCCCCGCGATCTTCGTCCGTCCTGCGCAACCTGTGGCGGTCAACCATCGGCAAAAAGACCGTGATGGCCGTCACCGGGCTGCTGATGCTCCTGTTCCTGATCGCTCACATGCTCGGGAACCTGAAGATTTTCTTTGGCCGCGACGACTTCGACCACTACGCCGGCTGGCTCCGGACGATCGGCGAGCCGGTCCTGCACGATACGTGGTACCTATGGATCCAACGCGTCGTGCTGGTGCTGGCCGTGGGCCTGCACACGGTGTCCGCGTACCAGCTCAGCCGGCGTGACCTGCGGGCCCGGCCGACAAAGTACGTCCACCGCCAACGAGCCCGGGCCAGTTATGCCACGCATGTGATGCGCTACGGTGGAATCACCCTCGCGTTGTTCATCGTGTACCACATCCTCGATTTCACGACGCTGACCCTCAACCGACACGGGGTCGAAGGTGCCGCCTACGACAACGTCGTGTCGAGTTTCAGCGTGTGGTGGGTCACGCTCATCTACATCGCCGCCATGATCTCCCTCGGGCTCCACATCCAGCACGGCTTCTGGAGTGCGGCCCAGACCCTCGGTGTCAACAACCCGAAACGGGACCGAGTTTTCAAGGCCACCGCCAATGTCCTCGCGGTTCTCCTCACGGTGGGATTCGTGATCGTCCCGGTGTCGGTTCTCGCCGGCCTGGTGGATTGA
- a CDS encoding response regulator produces MRNLSQDPAGQRPADSEPARHGETVLIAEDDAALLEVARRILSRNGYEVLAASTALDACSIAIEHRGDIHLLLTDVIMPRMQGRELANRIRAQQPGIRVLYMSGYADPVLTAQGKLDPGVSLLTKPFSERTLLDKVRQVLDAPR; encoded by the coding sequence ATGCGGAACCTGTCGCAGGATCCGGCCGGGCAACGACCGGCCGACTCCGAGCCCGCCCGGCACGGCGAGACGGTCCTGATCGCCGAGGACGATGCCGCGTTGCTCGAGGTCGCCCGGCGGATCCTGAGCCGCAACGGCTACGAGGTGCTGGCGGCTTCCACCGCCCTCGACGCGTGCTCGATCGCGATCGAGCACCGGGGCGACATCCACCTGCTGCTCACGGACGTGATCATGCCGCGCATGCAGGGCAGGGAGCTCGCGAACCGCATCCGGGCCCAGCAACCCGGCATCCGGGTGCTCTACATGTCGGGATACGCCGATCCCGTCCTCACCGCGCAGGGGAAGCTGGACCCGGGGGTATCGCTGTTGACCAAACCCTTCTCCGAACGCACCCTGCTGGACAAGGTCCGGCAGGTCCTCGATGCTCCCCGCTGA
- a CDS encoding PLP-dependent cysteine synthase family protein — translation MSDAPTRQDVRWTREAIRRVEADTNRSADTHLFPLHLWPAERGVDIYLKDESTHPTGSLKHRLARSLFLYGLCNGWIREGTTIVEASSGSTAVSEAYFARMLGLPFIAVMPASTSTQKIALIERERGRCHLVADATTVYAEARRLAEATNGHYMDQFTYAERATDWRGNNNIAESIFNQMALERHPIPTWIVVGAGTGGTSATIGRYLRYRQHNCALCVVDPEGSVFHRAWSTGDPHVTGGHSRIEGIGRPQVEPSFLPDIVDRMITVPDAASVAAMLFLETLTGRRTGASTGTNLWGAVRLACELVSSGHRGSVVTLICDGGERYADTYYSGSWLDAAGLDPRPFTEILCQAVTSAAWPG, via the coding sequence ATGAGTGATGCACCCACCAGACAGGACGTCCGATGGACTCGGGAGGCCATTCGCCGAGTCGAGGCCGACACCAACAGGTCGGCGGACACCCACCTGTTCCCCCTGCACCTGTGGCCGGCGGAACGGGGCGTGGACATCTATCTGAAGGACGAGTCGACGCATCCCACCGGCTCGTTGAAGCACCGCCTGGCCCGGTCGCTGTTCCTCTACGGGCTGTGCAACGGCTGGATCCGGGAGGGGACGACGATCGTCGAGGCCTCCTCCGGGTCGACGGCGGTCTCGGAGGCCTACTTCGCCCGCATGCTCGGGCTCCCCTTCATCGCCGTCATGCCCGCCTCGACCAGCACGCAGAAGATCGCCCTGATCGAACGTGAGCGGGGTCGCTGCCACCTGGTGGCGGACGCCACCACGGTGTACGCGGAGGCCAGGCGGCTGGCCGAGGCCACGAACGGTCACTACATGGACCAGTTCACCTACGCGGAACGAGCGACGGACTGGCGCGGCAACAACAACATCGCCGAATCGATCTTCAATCAGATGGCGCTGGAGCGCCATCCCATCCCCACCTGGATCGTCGTCGGCGCCGGCACCGGGGGCACCAGCGCCACGATCGGGCGTTATCTGCGGTACCGGCAGCACAACTGCGCGCTGTGCGTCGTCGATCCCGAGGGCTCGGTGTTCCACCGCGCCTGGTCCACCGGCGACCCGCACGTCACCGGCGGGCACTCCCGCATCGAGGGCATCGGCCGCCCACAGGTGGAGCCGAGTTTCCTCCCCGACATCGTCGACCGAATGATCACTGTGCCCGACGCGGCGTCCGTCGCGGCCATGTTGTTCCTGGAGACGCTGACGGGCCGCCGGACGGGTGCCTCCACCGGGACGAACCTCTGGGGCGCGGTACGGCTCGCCTGCGAGCTGGTGTCCTCCGGTCACCGCGGCAGCGTGGTCACTTTGATCTGCGACGGCGGCGAACGGTACGCCGACACGTATTACTCCGGTTCCTGGCTCGACGCGGCCGGCCTCGACCCGCGGCCGTTCACCGAGATCCTGTGCCAGGCCGTGACCTCCGCGGCCTGGCCGGGCTGA
- a CDS encoding LysR family transcriptional regulator, which yields MQLHQLAYFVAVAETRHFTRAAQRVHVAQPSLSQQIRALEQELGTPLFNRARGNISLTPAGETLLPLARRILTDTETARQRVTELLDLRHGTVRLGATPSLCTGFLPDVLRLFHQRYPGIRLLVEEGGSRDLVRDLAAGSLDLALIILPLQSSDPALATSPLIRESLVLVSSLDEPPIVAGRPLTVADLRNHPMVMFRRGYDLREATVTACREAGFEPIFAIEGGEMDAVLGFVAAGLGSAVIPSTVAHRLGMRVTPFVLPGLQRTIGLARRRDVEPTRAAVELQRVLWEYLRDAAASGNLPDGTRLLAGPTSAGT from the coding sequence GTGCAGCTCCACCAGCTCGCCTATTTCGTCGCCGTCGCGGAGACCCGGCACTTCACCCGGGCCGCCCAGCGGGTGCATGTCGCCCAGCCGTCCCTGTCCCAGCAGATCCGCGCCTTGGAACAGGAGCTGGGCACACCTTTGTTTAACCGCGCGCGGGGGAACATCAGCCTGACCCCGGCGGGGGAGACGCTCCTGCCGCTCGCCCGGCGCATCCTCACCGATACCGAGACCGCCCGCCAGCGGGTCACCGAGCTGCTCGACCTACGCCACGGCACGGTGCGCCTCGGTGCCACCCCGAGCCTGTGCACCGGCTTCCTGCCCGACGTGCTGCGACTGTTCCACCAGCGGTACCCGGGCATCCGCCTGCTGGTCGAGGAAGGGGGATCACGCGACCTCGTCCGCGATCTGGCCGCGGGCAGCCTGGACCTGGCGTTGATCATCCTTCCGCTGCAGAGCAGCGACCCGGCCCTGGCGACCTCGCCGCTGATCCGCGAGAGCCTGGTCCTCGTCTCGTCGCTGGACGAGCCACCGATCGTCGCCGGACGCCCGCTGACCGTGGCCGATCTGCGTAACCACCCGATGGTGATGTTCCGCCGCGGCTACGACCTGCGGGAGGCCACCGTGACGGCCTGCCGGGAGGCCGGATTCGAGCCGATTTTCGCGATCGAGGGCGGGGAGATGGACGCCGTGCTCGGTTTCGTCGCGGCGGGTCTGGGCAGCGCGGTGATTCCGAGCACGGTCGCCCACCGGCTCGGCATGCGGGTCACCCCGTTCGTGCTCCCGGGGCTGCAACGCACCATCGGGCTGGCGCGTCGCCGCGACGTCGAGCCGACCCGTGCCGCCGTCGAGCTGCAACGGGTCCTGTGGGAGTACCTCCGCGACGCCGCGGCCTCGGGCAACCTTCCCGACGGCACCCGGCTCCTCGCCGGACCGACCTCCGCCGGCACGTGA
- a CDS encoding DUF1918 domain-containing protein, whose protein sequence is MYTGNIMYARVGDRLVVRNSATGRTERHGVILKIRGESGRAPFIVRWDDGRESWYIPAAYESVELRPSRDRRPG, encoded by the coding sequence ATGTACACCGGGAACATCATGTACGCCAGGGTCGGGGACCGCCTCGTCGTGCGTAATTCGGCAACAGGTCGTACCGAGCGCCACGGTGTGATACTCAAGATTCGCGGCGAGAGCGGCCGAGCGCCGTTCATCGTCCGGTGGGACGACGGCCGCGAATCGTGGTACATCCCGGCCGCCTATGAATCGGTCGAGCTACGTCCCAGCCGCGACCGGCGGCCCGGCTGA